The Longimicrobiales bacterium nucleotide sequence CAAATCGCCATCGCCGTCCAGGTCGCCGAGGGCGATCCCGTGGGACACGTCGGGCTCCGATGCGAAACCCCACTCCTCCGCGACCTCGCTGAAGGTCAGGTCCCCGTTGTTACGGAAGGCGCGGTTCCGCGTGGGGAGGTCCGGGTAAAGAGACTTCGCTTCCCTCCACGTCATTGCTCCCCTCAATCCAGAAATCCGCTCGAAGGCGTCGCCGTCCCGCATGTCGCGACCGTGCCCGTTCACAGCAAGAAGGTCTTCGAAGCCGTCCAGATCCACGTCCAGAAACACGCTCCCCCAGGTCCATTCGGATCCGTCCACCCCGGCCATCTCGGCGATCTGGGCCCAAGTGCCGTCTCCTCGTCCCAAGAAGAGGGTGTTACGCCCTACCTGGGGCCGGTCGGCCACCGCACCGATGGGCTTTTCGATCGCGGCATGGAGCGGTACCTGAGTCAACCGCCGTGCTGGATCCGAGCTCAACATGTCCGCAACGAAGAAATCCATGTGGCCATCGCGATCCACGTCGGCGAAGTCCACAGCCATGGAGGCGTGACTGGTCGTTCGCAGCGCGAAGGGTGCGGCTGCCGTGAACGTGCCCGCACCGTCGTTGATCCAAAGCTGATCCGGATCGTCAAAATCGTTGCACACGTACAGATCGGGATCCCCGTCTGCGTCTACGTCGAAGAAGCCGACAGCGAGTCCGAAGTCGTCGAGGTCACGCGTGAGGGGTCGCCCGTCCTGATCCAAGAAGCGGCCTTCAGTCCAAGACACTGCCGCGAAGGCTCCCGTTCCATCGTTCAAATAGAGCCGGTCAGTGTCGGCTTGTTCGACGGCCACCTCTACCCCGTCTCGTGTCTCGATACGGAAGTGGCCCCGGAACGCCTCGACAATTTCCGGCCCATCTGGCCCCTCGACCACCAGTTCGACCGACGCGTTCTCGTATGGCCTGAGGACGTCCGCTGCGCTCTCCACCTTATAAGCAGCCACATAGAGATCGAGGTCACCATCACCATCAATGTCGGCCAGAGCCGCGCTCGTGCTGCCCAATGTGGAACCGAGTCCCACCCGGTCCGTCACGTCCTCGAAGGTGCCGTCTCCACGGTTGTGAAAGAGGGCGTTCGGGCCCCCGAGCGCAGTCACGAACAAGTCGAGTCGTCCGTCTCCGTCCACATCTGCGAACGCCGCGCCTGTGGAGTAGCGTCCATCGGCGACGACACCCGCAGTGGCTGTCACGTCTTCGAAGCGCCACCCACCGAGATTGCGATAGAGCGCGTTCCCGCCCTCCAGGCGCGAGAAATACACGTCGGGCAAGCCGTCCCCATCGTAGTCCCCGATCGTCACGCCGGAGCCAATAAGGAGATGATCGTGGTCACGGGCGGTCTCGGTGGACAGCCGATTCTCGAAGTCGATTCCCGTCCGGCGCGACGACATAGACTCAAACCCTGCCGCCCCGCGTGACGGCACCGCCACGTCACGCCAACGATACGAACCCTCGTCCTGCCACGTCGTCGGCTGCTCGGGTGCACAGGCACCAGAAGCCACGAACAATAGGACGGCTAAACTGGCCCGCAACATCATGGCATCGTCAACTGTCTGTTAGCGTGAGCTGTTACGACACAATCTACACGACCGGTCCTTTCCCAACTGTCGAAAAGATAGCCTTCATATGAAATGCGCCCATCTTTCCGTGGTGTTCTTCGTCACGGTCGTAATTTCGTTGCTCCTGTCCGTTCAGACCGCCTCCGGACAGTCTCAAACGAGTTCGGCGATCCGGGGCGTAGTGCTCATAGCGGACGACACGCCCATCGTCGGGGCAACCGTCATCGTTCGGCACGCTCAGACCGGCGTCGAGAAGGGATCGCTGAGCAATGCGGACGGTCGCTTTCTGCTTCTCTTGCTCCAGCCGGGTGGGCCATACGAGCTGACCATCAGCTATCTGGGGTACTCCGACCTCACGGTCGAGGGCATCCAACTCCAAGTCGGCGAAACACAGACACTCACGATCTATCTCACCGAATCTGCGATCGAGGTCGAAGGCATCGCAGTCAACGTAGAGCGCGACGAGATCTTCAATCCGGGCCAAGTGGGTCCTGCCACACTTCTCAACGAGCGGATGGTCGAATCTGTACCGATCCTTTCTCGCGATGTCATGGAGCTCGCCAATCTTTCTCCGCTGGTGAAGACCACCGAGAACGGCGGCTTCTCCATCGCCGGGCAGAACGACCGCTACAACCAGATACTCATTGACGGCGTGACGAACAAAGACGCCTTTGGCCTCACTGCCGGCGGTGTCCCTGGGGGCCAGGCGGGCGCCAAAATGCTGCCTATCGACGCCGTGGCTCAGTACGAGATTCTCGTCGCACCTTTTGATGTCAGGCTGTCAGGCTTCACGGGCGGAGTGATGAATGCGGTGACGAAGACGGGTACGAATGACTGGAACCTGCGCGCCTTCGGAGTCGGCAGACACGAGGCTCTCATGGGAGACCTCAGCCTGCCAACAGGACTGGTGAACGCCACAGGAGTCGACCGATCCCTATTCGGCTTCAGTGCAGGGGGACCGATCATTCGCGACCGAGCACACTTCTTCATTTCTACAGAATTCGAAGAGCGCCGGCAGCCGCCAACGGGGTTCAACCTGCTCCGCGACGCCCCCTCGTTAGTACAGGTAACCGACGAATCAATGGGAGCGTTCCAGCAACTGTTCCAAAATCAATTCGGTGTGGACACGGGCCTGAGCGGACCCTACGCCCTCGAACAAGACCTCGCGAACATCTTCGCCCGCGTCGATGCCACAGTCGCTCAGGGACATAGACTGACCGCCCGTACCGTGCTCGCGAGCGCCAACAACGAAGAGGCGCCGAACCGCGCCGCTTTCGAGCCCTATGAGCTGTCGTCGAACGCCGTGCTACGCAACTCCCAGACGACCAACACCTCGATCCAACTATTCTCGGAGTTGGGCGCTCGAGGTGGGAACGAACTCGAATTCTCGATTCAGAGAACGACGGATGAGACCACGCCATCGTCGCCTTGGCCGCAAGTCGAAGTCGAACTCCGGAGCCCAGTCGGAAACGGAACGTCATACAGCCGAGCGGTTCGGGCCGGCTCTCAGTTCTTTGCTCAGGAGAACGACCTGGTTCAGACCAGCTACCGCTTTCAAAACACAGTCACGCTTCCCACTCAGGGCGGCAGCACATACACACTCGGTCTGCTGGCTTCACTGAACTCCGTCGAACATCAGTATCTCCCGGGGTCCAAGGGTGACTTCTATTTCGCGAGCATGGATGACGTCGCGAACAACGCCCCTAGTCGATACCAGCGAACCGTCTTGCTACCGGGACAGGCCCCGGCCGTCGACTTCTCTGTGCTCGAATGGGGCGGCTACATACAGAACGAGATCGACGCGGGCAAAGGGCTGACCATGCGGTTCGGCTTCAGAGTCGACGTCCCCACCCTCCTCGACAGACCCGAGTACAACCCGGAACTCGACGAGCTATTCGGTTTCGACACCTCAGCGCCTCCGAGCGGCCAAGTGCTCTTCTCGCCTCGTTGGGGCTTCAACTGGCAAAGTGACGGCTTCCGTACCACTCAGGTCCGTGGAGGTGCCGGCTTCTTCACTGGCCAACTTCCCTACGTCTGGCTGGCAAACGCGTTCCACCACAATGGCCTCCGGTCCCAGACCGAGGTGTGCACCGGCCGCTGGACGGACGATCCACGAACTGGGAATACGGCACCGGGCTTTACTCCTGGAACGCCGCCCGTCGGGTGCATGAATGGCAACGCCATCACGGTCAAGCCGGCTACGGTGTTCGCGGACGACTTCGAATACCCGACGTACATCAAGTTCTCGGCAATCGTCGATCACGAAATCTCCGACCGCCTGAACGGTTCACTGGGCTTCTTATTCTCACACGCGCGCAAGCAGGTGACGGTACAGGAGCAGAATCTTGACGGACCGAAGCGCCCATTGGGCTCTCTTGAGGGATACGGCGGGACCGCACGAAGCCATTTTGGTGACGCCACTTCGAGCGGATTCGCGCCTAACCGCGATCATCCCGAGTATGATCAGGTCCTTTTGGTGGCGAACGGAGGAACCGACTGGACGTATTCCTTCACCGCGGAAGCCAGGGGCTACTTCAGCGAAGACCTCGCATTCCAGGCCGGCTACTCATATGCGCGCTCCTTCGATCGGATGAGCCTGACGTCTGCGGACATGATCTCCAACTTCGGGTTCAACGCCACAGAGGGCAGCCCTAATCAGCCGTCTATGACAGCGTCGAACTTCGACCGTCCACACAAGTTCGTTTTCTCCGTGTATGGCCGGCCATTTCCCAGCGTGTCCAATACAGAGTTCTCTCTGCTCTACACGGCTCAGTCCGGTCTTCCGTTCTCGTATGTGTATCGGGGGGATATGAATGGGGACGGCTATCCCGCTCTTGGCCCGGCATTCGACCGGTTCAATGACCTTCTTTACGTGCCCAACGTGGCGTCTGAAGTGCCGTCTGGATTCGCCACGCTCGCTCTGCTCGGAGCGGCGTTGGAGAGCGATGAATGCCTGGCCGCTAATAAAGGCGAGATCCTGAGACGGAACGCCTGTCGGGCGCCTTGGCAGCACCATCTGGATCTGAGGGTGACTCATGCGATCGACGTGGGTGGATCTGAGATTCGATTGGAGGCAGACATGATCAACGTGCTGAACCTGATCAACTCCGAATGGGGGACGATTCAGTCCATTCGCAGCAACGTTCCGCTCCTAGAGCCGACGGGTCGAACCGAGAGCTTGAGCACCACGCCCGGCGAACTCTCTTCGCGATGGGCGGGCGGTCAGTTGCCAGCACGAGATTCAGAGGGACGACTCGTCCCCCCCAAACCATGGTCCGTTCTCACCCCTGACTCCCAATGGCAAGCGCAACTCGGTGTGCGAGTTACATTTGGAGGACGCAATTAGCAGCACCGGGGGACGAACTATGCAGACACATTCCTTCCCGGCCAGGGTCACATATTTGGCCAGCGCCGTTCTTGCACTCGGTTTCACGGGCGGGCCAACTCACGCCGCCGAGACTGACGTTTCTGCCAACCTGCTCGGCTACATTCACGATGAGGTCACGGGTCGCGCCATCCAGGGCGCTTCGGTTCTGTTCGAGTCGATGTCGACGTCAAAAACGACGAGCGAGCTAGGTTTCTTCACGTTCACCGACGTCCCGATCGGAGTGCACTTCCTTAGGATCGAAGCCCTGGGATACGCGGAGCGCCGAGTTCAGGTGCGTCTCTCCGACGACCAGTCGTACGAAACCGAGGTGTATTTGAGTTCGGAGGCCGTCGAACTCGAGGGCCTGAGCGTCGAGGTGATTCCAAGGAGGACGTTCAACGAACTCCGAGATCTCGATATTCGACTTGATCGTGGTCCTGGACAGTTCATTCTCCGCACCGAAATCGACCAACGAGGGGGCAACCTTATCAGTCTGCTGCAAGGTCGGCGAGGCGTCCGAATTCAAGGAAGCGGCGGGATATCGTCAGGGCGCTCCGTCCAACTACGGCGCGCGCAGCATCTCACATCCACGGCGGCCGGACAGCACACCATCGTAGCGTGTTACCCAGCCGTGTTCGTGGACGGCCGCCGTTTTAGTCGGCGCGCGTCCCTTGGTGACCAGGAGACCGATCTAACCGAGTTCTTGTCGTCGGACATGGACGCGGTCGAGGTCTATTCGGGCTCCTCGGTGCCGGCAGTTTTCGGAGGAGGAGACGCGGCGTGTGGTGCAATCTTGGTATGGACCCGTAGAGGCCCACAGCGTCGGGGGGAGACTAGCGAGTAGGACGCAGGGACCCGGCTAGGTGCAGCGCCGAATCGCCCATCCTTCGGGCCCACGAACAAGGGAGCAATTGAAGCGATACCAGGTGCGCTGATTCTCTCTGAGTGTTGCCGAGACTCGGGCCAAATTGGGTGTGACCCAAGTCGGGTGACTGATCCCAAGCACGATCGCTCGCTCCCCCGTCGACCTAACAACCTCGGCTAAATCATCTCCATAAACACAGTCGGAGATCGGCCTCACCGCAGGACGCACGCCGCGGAGCCGCGAAAGCAGGGTGGATGGCGGATCCATGTCTTTCGGTCGAGCGCTCTGCGCAGTGGCCTCGACATCTCGCCTTCCGACAACATCTGCCACAACGAGACAAATGGCTCTTGGCTCTCCTAGGAACTCGGAAGGATCGTAGTTCTCAGCCAGGAATTCGACCGTCGCCACATAGACAGCCTGGGTCTCGCGGCTCGCCGTACGACCGCCGTAAACCTCCTGCGTGGTGGCGCACCCCGACGACACGGCGAGCGCGGCGAACAACAAGCGCTTCATCTGTCCTCTTCCTCCTCCTAGCGGCACGTCCTAGCTCTCATACTACGAAGACGAGTCAAAGGTTGCCCAGACCACATGGGCAGAATCGGAGGGGTCTAGTTCCCACCCTCCGGAATGACACGCGCTCGCTCGATGACATCGAACAGCTCGAGTCGATCCAGAATGTCCAAGCCCTCCTCCACCCAACCAAACGCAGTGAAGGCACCGTCCAGTTCAAGATGTCGCGAATGCGCAATCATGAACTGGCTTCCCTGGCTGTCCCGGGAGCCGCTGTTCGCCATCCCAACAACACCGCGCAAGAACGAAAGGCTGGTGAGTTCGACACGGGTCGAGAACCCGGGCTCACCTGACCCGTCCCGCTCGCTGAAATCTCCGGCCTGCACGACGAAATTCGGAACGACACGGTGAAACGGCACCCCATCATACAGACCGGCGTCCGCAAGCCAGCTCACGGTCTGAATCGTGAGAGGAGCTTCCCCTACTGCCATCCGAATGAGGATTCGCCCTCGGGTCGTCTGCAACTCGAGCATCGGGCGTTCACCCAGTTCGGCGAGGCGAGCCCAGTCGATTACCTGCGGTGGGGCCGTCGTATCTAGATCGACTCCACCCGTCACCTCCGGGTCGACGGAAGCACTAACGTACGCCGGGCGACCCACAAATTCGGGAGAACCGAGTCCTCTCTGAGCTATTGCTCGCAGGGAGGCCACGCGATGGTCCGACGCCCCACGGAACACCTCATAGTACAGATCGTGAGTCTCCGGAGTCGGTCGGTCGTTATTCCAACGCGCGGCGAGGGCGGCCATTGCCCTGTTCGCGACCACATCAGAGGGGTCGTCGAGAGCGGATACCAGTGCCTGGATCGCCTCTTCCCCGGGGAGGTATGCCAGCGTCTCGAAGCCGACGTTCCATCGGAATTCGTCTCCAGGCGGAATCTGGTCGATCCACGCCCTAACTGTCGCCACGCGTTCAAGCCGTGCGAGTTGGACGAGGAGGGGCGCCGCAACGCCCAGTCGGGCGCCATCACTACCGTGGAGCCACGCTTCAATGGGCGCAATCAAGCCTTCATGGATCGCATCCTGCCCCAACCGCTCCGCTGCGGCGACCGCAACATTCACGTCGGGGGCGTTCAGTGCTTCCAGCAGAACGGGGACACTGGCCGATATCGGGTCCATACCGTGCATCGCGTCTGCCCGCGTCCGCCAGTCGGTCGCCTCCGTAGCCCATTCGCGGAGCCGTGAGCCGTTGAGTACGTCGTTCATGCGCGACAACCCTCGCACCAGGTGCATCGCCGCCGGGTCACCCTTGTCATAGGTGTCCAGCGCCGACCGCAGGAACAGCGATCGACTCGCCCAGCGGCTCACGTTGTTCGGCGACCGGAAGTAATGGGCTGCAGCATCTCTCACCCGCGGATCGACGTGGGTGAGGTCATCGACCACGCGTTGGCGGAGCGCGTCACTCGCGACGGCGCCTGAACCCCCCAGGCGCGACAGCGCATACACTCGGAGCACATTCTCTTCGCCGGAAAGATCGTCCGTGAGAAGCGCGTCGGCCGCTTGCTCGCTCGGCAACATTCCGAGGGCTCCGATCAGCGCCGCACGGACCTCAGAAGCATGCTCGCTGTCGAGCGCCCGGCGTACCGCTCGGACAGCGTCGGCATCACCGATACGCCCGAGGGCGAAGGCCGCATCTCGCCGGACGTCTGGAGCCGCATCTTGGAGCAGCGGCATCAGAGCATCGACTGACTCCACCGCCCCTATGGACCCCAACGCGAAGGCGGCACGCGCCTTTATGTCGGAACGTTCGTCACCGAGAAGCTCGACAAGGCCGTACATGTCACCGACGACCTGAAGGTCAACTACAGATTGAAGGCTAGCGTCCGTGAGCAAACCGTCGGAGGGGCGACTCGTCGGGATTCCAACGAACAGGTCACTCCCGACGTCGCTACAGCCCGCGAGCAAAAGCGCGGCAAGCGGGAAAAGAAGGCCCACACGGCTCAGGATTGGTTGAGGTATGAGGTTCATCTCTGTCCGTGCTTTAGAAGCCGCCCTCCGAGAGAAGCGGCTCGATTTCCGATGCTGCGACGTGGAAGTCACCCAAAGACGCCCCGGCGAAAGGGGTGTGCCAGTCAGATCCCCCGCTCATGAGCAAACCGCCCGTGCGGCAGATTGTCTCATAGCGTACGACATCGTGCTTGCGATGGGACGGCCGATAGACCTCCAGGCCTCCCAACCCCGCCCCCACGAGACCTGGCAGAAGTTCGTCCACTAACCATCCCGGAGGATGGGCCCAAATGGGGATGCCGCCGGCTTCTACGATCATACCGACTGCCTCGACCGGTGAGGCCAGGTGCGTCGGGACGAACGCCACGTGGTTGTCGCCGATCAGCGAGTTGAAGGCACCACTAACCGTCGAGACATGTCCCAACGCGACGAGCGCGCGCGCGAGGTGCGGGCGACCAATCGTAACGTGATCCGGGCCGGCCGCCTGGAGGACATCTTCGTACGTCACTTCCAGGCCGCCCTCAACCAGCTTTGCCACCATTTCCTGCATGCGCTCCACCCGTCGGTTGCCTGCGCGCGCGCAATGGGCGATCAGAACCGGGGACTCCGGGTCGACAAAATACCCGAGAATGTGGACGTCCTGCCCCTCGTGGGTCGAACTGACCTCAATGCCACGAATGACCTGGATCGGGAGCTTCTCTGCGGCCGCAGCGGCAGGCTCATATCCGGCCATGGTGTCATGATCGGTGATCGCGATCACATCGAGACGCCCGTCCACGGCCCCTTGAACGACCGCCTGAGGCGTCCAAGCACCATCGGACGCCGTGGTATGCATGTGGAGATCGACTCTCATCACGTCTCGCCTTTGTGGCTTTTCACAGTTCTAAAAAGAAAAGCGGGGAGAGCCAAGCTCTCCCCGCCCTCCAATGTACGCACGACGGGCTTCGTCGTGTCAGTCTTCCACATCTTCCGGAAACACGATGGCCTCTGCCGGGACCTCAGCAGGCGGTTCATCACCGGCATACTCGGTCAGCAATGTCACGGTGTTGCCTTCAACTTTCATCACGCCGCCTGCAACGTGGAAGGAATCGGCACCTCCACCGGGCCGGTCGACGCTGAGAACTCCTGAACCAATCAAGGAGAGCAACGGTGCGTGACCCGGAAGGACGCCAATCTGGCCGTCCCACGCCGGAGCCACCACGGCAGAAGCCTCACCCTCGAAGACCGTTTGGTCGGGAGAGACCACTCGCACCTTCAGAGTAACGTCAGCCATCAGGCTAGCCCTCCTTCTCCAGGCGCTCGGCCTCTGCGATCACGCCGTCGATACCACCCTGCATGTAGAACGCCTGCTCAGGGAGGTGATCGAACTCACCGTTCGCGACACGCTCGAACGACTCGATCGTCTCGTCGAGCTTCACGTACTTGCCGTCGATACCCGTGAACTGCTGAGCGACGAAGAACGGCTGTGACAGGAAGCGAGCGATCCGACGCGCTCGCCCGACGATGATCTTGTCTTCCTCGGTGAGCTCGTCCATACCGAGAATCGCGATGATGTCCTGAAGATCCTTGTACCGCTGAAGGATCGACTGAACCTGCGTCGCCACGTTGTAATGACGCTCACCGACGAACTGCGGATCCATGATGCGCGACGAAGAGTCGAGCGGATCAACAGCGGGGTAGATGCCCTGCTCGGAGATCGCGCGCGATAGAACCGTCGTCGCGTCCAGGTGTGTGAACGCCGTCGCAGGCGCCGGATCGGTCAAGTCATCAGCAGGGACGTAAATCGCCTGTACCGAGGTGATCGAACCGGAAGACGTCGAGGTGATACGCTCCTGCAGTTCACCCATCTCGGTACCGAGCGTGGGCTGGTATCCGACTGCGGAAGGCATGCGGCCGAGCAGCGCCGACACCTCAGAACCCGCCTGTGTGAAGCGGAAGATGTTATCGACAAAAAGCAGTACGTCCTGGCCCTCAACGTCGCGGAAGTACTCCGCCATCGTGAGCCCCGACAAACCGACCCGGAGACGTGCTCCCGGAGGCTCGTTCATCTGACCGTAGACGAGCGAAGTCGACTCCAGAACGCCCGACTCCTTCATCTCGAGCCAGAGGTCATTCCCCTCACGCGTGCGCTCGCCTACGCCACAGAACACGGACTTACCACCGTGCTCCATCGCAATGTTGTTGATGAGTTCCATGATGATGACGGTCTTACCGACACCCGCACCGCCAAACAGACCCGTCTTACCACCCTTCACATAGGGGGCGAGGAGGTCCACGACCTTGATGCCGGTCTCGAAGATCTCAGTCTTCGGCTCGAGCTGGTCGAATTTCGGAGCGAGACGGTGGATCGGCCAACGCTCGACTTCAGCGCCCTCACCTCCGACCGGACCCATCTCATCAACGGGCTCACCGAGCACGTTCAAGATTCGACCCAGAGCCGGATCACCGACTGGCACCGAGATGGCGGAACCCGAGTCAACCACGTCCATGCCGCGGGTGACACCGTCCGTTGACGACATCGAAACGGCACGGACCTGGCTGCGACCGATGTGCTGCTGCACCTCGGCAACGACCTTGACCTCCTGCCCCGCCTCATTTGTCGTCGTGAGGCTCAGCGCGTTGTAGATGTCAGGGAGATGCTCGGCGGGAAATTCCACGTCGAGAACCGGTCCAATGACCTGAACGACCTTTCCAGTATTATCAGCCATGATGTCCTGAGCTTTACTCTAGGGCAGCGGAGCCACCGACTATCTCGGCGATCTCCTGCGTGATCTGGGCCTGCCTGGCCCTGTTGTATGTGCGCGTGAGGTGTTCGAGAACATCCCCAGCGTTGTCCGTAGCACTCTTCATTGCGGCCCGTCGTGCACCCTGCTCTGCAGCCGCGTTCTCCACCATAGCCGTGTACACGGCATTCCGGATGTAAGCCGGAAGAATCCTCTCGAGGATCATGTCCCCGCTCGGCGACAAGATATAGACGTCAGCCGACGCGGATTTGCCATCAGCCTCGATGGGCAAAAGGTCCCGCGTGTGCGGCGGCGTCGACATCGCCGACTTGAACTTCGAACTGACCAAGAAAACCGCGTCGACGTCGCCATTCTCGAAGCGGTCCCGCACAGGGGCCACCACCGACTCGGCGTCTTCGACTGTGGGATGGTCACCGATGTCCACCCGTGTCGTGAGCATCTCCTCGCCGCGGAAGCGGAAATAGGCGACACCCTTCTTTCCTGCGATGTGTAGCTCTGTTTCGATTCCCTTGCCGCGCAAATCCTCCATGAGGAGTCGCGCCTGCTTGATCAAGTTGGCGTTGAAGCCACCACAGAGACCGCGGTTCGCGGTCAGAAGTAGAACCGCCGCCCGCTTCGTCTCTTCAGGACGACGAAGAATCGGATACTTCTCTGACAAGCCTGGTGAATAGAGCCCACCCACAATCTCGTGCAACGCTTCCGAATAAGGGCGTGCCGCATGCACTCGGTCCGTAGCACGCTTCAGCTTCGAAGTCGCTACGAGCTCCATCGTGCGTGTGATCTGACGGGTGTTCTCCACCGTCTTGATCCTGCGTTTGACGTCTCTATCGCCGGCCACGTGTCGTCCTCGTTCTCGTTAGCGTGAACTAGGCCGACGCGCCGGCAGTTTCGTGCTCGGCGGCGAACGACTCGTTGTAACCCTCGATGGCCGCGACAAGCTTCTCGACTACGTCATCTGTCAGGGCACCGCCCTCACGGAGGTCATCGAGCACTTCCTGATGCTTGGCACCCATCGCCTGCTGGAAGCCGAGCTCCCACTTGCGGACGAGCTCGATGTTGATCTCGTCGAGGTAGCCATTGGTCACCGCGTAAATCACGGCGACCTGGTTCTCAACAGGCATCGGCTGGTACTGCGGCTGCTTGAGCATTTCGACCGTGCGCGCTCCTCGGGCCAACTGACGCTGGGTCGCAGCATCGAGGTCGGACCCGAACTGAGCGAATGCCTCCAACTCACGATACTGAGCCAGGTCCAGTCGGAGGCGTCCAGCGACCTTTTTCATGGCCTTGGTCTGAGCAGCACCACCCACCCGTGATACTGAAATCCCGACGTTCACAGCGGGGCGGACACCGGAGTTGAACAGGTCCGGCTCCAGGAAAATCTGACCGTCCGTGATCGAAATCACGTTGGTCGGGATGTAAGCGGAAACGTCACCACCTTGAGTCTCACTGATCGGCAAAGCCGTCAAAGAACCACCGCCCTGAGCGTCGGAAAGCTTGCATGCACGCTCAAGCAATCGGGAGTGGAGGTAGAAGACATCACCCGGGTATGCTTCACGTCCGGGAGGCCGACGGAGTACCAAGGACAGCTGGCGGTACGCCTGAGCCTGCTTGGAGAGATCGTCGTAAATGACGAGGGCGTGCTTGCCTTCCCACATGAAGTGCTCAGCAAGCGCAGTCGCGGAATACGGCGCGATATACTGCATGGGCGCCGGCTCGGAAGCACTCGACGTCACGATAATCGTGTAGTCGAGCGCGCCGTGCTCACGGAGCGTCTCCACGACACTGCGGACCTTACCGGCACGCTGGCCGATGGCGCAGTAGACGCAGATGACGCCGTTGCCCTTCTGGTTGATGATGGTATCGATCGCCACAGCGCTCTTGCCTGTACCGCGATCACCAATGATCAGCTCGCGCTGACCACGACCGATCGGGATCATCGAGTCGATGGCCTTGAGTCCCGTCTGCATCGGTTCGCCTACCGGCTGCCGTGCCACGATGCCCGGAGCGACGATATCGATCTGGCGGTTGCCGGCGATCCCATCAATGGGACCCTTCCCGTCCACCGGGTTTCCGAGCGAGTCGACCACCCGGCCGAGGTAGCCTGGGCCCACGGGAATGTCGAGAACGCGC carries:
- the atpG gene encoding ATP synthase F1 subunit gamma, whose translation is MAGDRDVKRRIKTVENTRQITRTMELVATSKLKRATDRVHAARPYSEALHEIVGGLYSPGLSEKYPILRRPEETKRAAVLLLTANRGLCGGFNANLIKQARLLMEDLRGKGIETELHIAGKKGVAYFRFRGEEMLTTRVDIGDHPTVEDAESVVAPVRDRFENGDVDAVFLVSSKFKSAMSTPPHTRDLLPIEADGKSASADVYILSPSGDMILERILPAYIRNAVYTAMVENAAAEQGARRAAMKSATDNAGDVLEHLTRTYNRARQAQITQEIAEIVGGSAALE
- the atpA gene encoding F0F1 ATP synthase subunit alpha — translated: MANDSQLRASEIKDVLLNEIEKYEEDLQAEEIGEVLEVKDGIARIYGLTKAMASEMLEITPSDGGDPVTALALNLEEDNIGAVIMGEWAGLHEGDQVRRTGRVLDIPVGPGYLGRVVDSLGNPVDGKGPIDGIAGNRQIDIVAPGIVARQPVGEPMQTGLKAIDSMIPIGRGQRELIIGDRGTGKSAVAIDTIINQKGNGVICVYCAIGQRAGKVRSVVETLREHGALDYTIIVTSSASEPAPMQYIAPYSATALAEHFMWEGKHALVIYDDLSKQAQAYRQLSLVLRRPPGREAYPGDVFYLHSRLLERACKLSDAQGGGSLTALPISETQGGDVSAYIPTNVISITDGQIFLEPDLFNSGVRPAVNVGISVSRVGGAAQTKAMKKVAGRLRLDLAQYRELEAFAQFGSDLDAATQRQLARGARTVEMLKQPQYQPMPVENQVAVIYAVTNGYLDEINIELVRKWELGFQQAMGAKHQEVLDDLREGGALTDDVVEKLVAAIEGYNESFAAEHETAGASA
- the atpD gene encoding F0F1 ATP synthase subunit beta, translating into MADNTGKVVQVIGPVLDVEFPAEHLPDIYNALSLTTTNEAGQEVKVVAEVQQHIGRSQVRAVSMSSTDGVTRGMDVVDSGSAISVPVGDPALGRILNVLGEPVDEMGPVGGEGAEVERWPIHRLAPKFDQLEPKTEIFETGIKVVDLLAPYVKGGKTGLFGGAGVGKTVIIMELINNIAMEHGGKSVFCGVGERTREGNDLWLEMKESGVLESTSLVYGQMNEPPGARLRVGLSGLTMAEYFRDVEGQDVLLFVDNIFRFTQAGSEVSALLGRMPSAVGYQPTLGTEMGELQERITSTSSGSITSVQAIYVPADDLTDPAPATAFTHLDATTVLSRAISEQGIYPAVDPLDSSSRIMDPQFVGERHYNVATQVQSILQRYKDLQDIIAILGMDELTEEDKIIVGRARRIARFLSQPFFVAQQFTGIDGKYVKLDETIESFERVANGEFDHLPEQAFYMQGGIDGVIAEAERLEKEG